In the Corallococcus silvisoli genome, CAGCGTGTGGACCATGGCCTTGAGGGCCACGCCTGAGAGACGCGGCGCCTTCACCGGGGAGCGTTGATAGGGCATGGAGTGCAGCCTACCGCGCCCCCGCGGCCGTTCCATCGCGCGCGGCCAGGGGGAGGCCGGGTCCCGCCGTCCACGGGGCTGCTGCGTCACCCGCGCACGCACGCCGCGTCCCGCTGAAACGCGCTTTGGGCGGGGAGCCCGCGTGTCTGGGAGGGAGCCGTCCCAGCCAGACGACGGCACATGGCGTGCACAGCCCGGAGCCATGCACCCGCGACGCAGGCACACACTCCAAACCCGGGCAGCGCCCGCGTCCGGAAGCGGCCGTGGCGGCGTGATACACCGGTGGAGCCATGGGCCCACACCGTCGCAGTGTCTCTCTCGTCCTGTGCCTCCTGGCGGCCTTCACGGGCTGCAAGAAGGAGGCACCCCCCGCGGGGCCTGAGTCGTCTGACACGCGACCTTCTGGCTCTAAACCCAGCATCGGCCTCGTGCTGGGATTGGGGGGGCGGGGAGATCACGCGTTCAACGACTCGGCCCTGCGGGGGCTGGAGCTGTGGGCGGCTGGCGTGAAGTACGAGAAGGCCGGCTACCAGCAGGCCTCCGCGGCCGAGCGTCAGGACTCGCTGGGGCCAGACCTGGCCGCGCGGGAGCTGGGGCCTCTGGGCATCACGCCCGTGGTCCTCCAGAGCCGGGTGGCGGAGGACTACGAGCCCAACCTGCAACTGCTCGCGGAGCAGCAGGTGTCGCTGGCGATGGGCGTGGGCTTCATGCTGGAGAACGCGGTGGAGCAGGTGGCCCGGCGCAACCCGTCGCTGCCCTTCCTCCTGGTCGACAGCCCGCTCCTGGACGCGCAGGGTCGGGTCTTCACGCTGCCCAACGTGCGCACGGTCACCTTCCGCGAGGAGGAGGGCTGCTTCCTGGCGGGCGCGCTCGCGGGCCTCGTGACGAAGACGGGCCGGGTGGGGATGGTCGGCGGAATGAAGGTCCCCCTGGTCCAGCGCTACGAGGCGGGCTTCCGCGCCGGCGTCGCCGCGACGAACCCGAAGGCCACGGTGCTCGTCAACTACACCGGCAGCTTCACCGACTTCGCCCTGGGCAAGCAGGTGGGGCAGGACCTGCTGCTGAAGA is a window encoding:
- a CDS encoding BMP family lipoprotein; translation: MGPHRRSVSLVLCLLAAFTGCKKEAPPAGPESSDTRPSGSKPSIGLVLGLGGRGDHAFNDSALRGLELWAAGVKYEKAGYQQASAAERQDSLGPDLAARELGPLGITPVVLQSRVAEDYEPNLQLLAEQQVSLAMGVGFMLENAVEQVARRNPSLPFLLVDSPLLDAQGRVFTLPNVRTVTFREEEGCFLAGALAGLVTKTGRVGMVGGMKVPLVQRYEAGFRAGVAATNPKATVLVNYTGSFTDFALGKQVGQDLLLKKTDVLFAAAGVDGLGAIQAVKEARDAGGAVYVIGVDSDPSHLAPQAVLSAVLKHVDLVVYEAVRDQLQGRLKGGSLSLGLKEGGMGLAPVRLEFPGKAEALRTVDALRARIISGELKVPTHVAPSEAAGPLP